The sequence TATTTACGGTTCATCATCACCTCCAGGCGTTTTGGTGATCCCCTCACTGCCTGAACCATCCGACTTCGTTGAAATCCACACGTCCTTGATGGTTGAAGCAAACTCCTTCCGCCTCCAGCAACCGGCGTTGTTCAGTGCTGCCGTTCCCGCTCGTTCTGAGACTGATCCTGCCCTGGCCATTGATGACCCGATGCCAGGGAACATCGGTGTCACAGGGAAGCACAGCCATCGCATAGCCGACGACACGGGCCGCACATCTGCCGACAAT comes from Candidatus Methylomirabilota bacterium and encodes:
- a CDS encoding MGMT family protein produces the protein MRNTSLKRRFKDSLQNVPLYQRIYAVVRHIPPGQVATYGQVARIVGRCAARVVGYAMAVLPCDTDVPWHRVINGQGRISLRTSGNGSTEQRRLLEAEGVCFNHQGRVDFNEVGWFRQ